CCACCCAGGAACAGGGGTTGTCCACCCAGGAACAGGGGTTGTCCACTCAGATACAATCTCTCACGGTAAGTCATCTTGGTCTACatttgaagagtttatttccaaaatgctatatgcACAATTTTTTcaaatttgtgttttttcatcagaaatgattgcttatgggtataTACAAGTGTGTGTAAAATATGTCTGTTCTCATATTTTACAtttatagattttagatgtgtatcaaaatgtatttttttgcaaaatgattatatccattgtttaactggaatggaatgtttgtatgCTGTTTactgtggttgtctcacctagctatctttagatcaatgcactaactgtaagtcgctctggataagaccatctgctaaatgactcaaatgtaaaatgctaatgttttacatacatatCTCATATTACACTACATTTCTTTATAAaaatatgtgtttatttgttacatttgactgtgcaaaacctagcagtactacttattgcTCTGAGAGAATTTTGAATAAAAACATAATTTGTTGTtgatgtcattgaacaaccccacaCCCTGATTATACAAAAAACACACccatctctttcataatttctttaaacaataaaagctaatttcccaacattttttaaaatgaaaatgGATAAATAGCATTTTGTAATGAAACTCTTAATTTGTTTGTATAAGCATATTTCAATGGTCCCTTGCAGTGATTAACTTTGTCTTATGTTCAATGTGTTTACCTTATAGGCTCAATGGGACAAGCAGGAGGGAGCTCCACTCTCATCATTATCCATGAGGCTCATCCACAGCCTGCAGGTATCATTCACTACATAAAGCCACAGAAAGTTCTGGTGACAGACCTGTGACAAACAATCATATGCAGTTATGAGTTATAACGACCAATAATAATGTCACTCAGTCATATGTAGCAAACCGGTAACTAACAATCAAGTGAATGTGTGGGTTTGGATAAGGACCATTGATAACACATAGTCAGGAACACTTTGTCTTTAATATTTAATTTTAGTGTCAGCCCATCAACAAATGTGCTGACACTAAACATTATTATGGTAAACATTATTATTAGGCTGCAGTCAAATGGCCAAATCTCCCTCTAGTTGTCTCATGGGTGTgtcattaatatttttcataatttcataaataataaacataatTTTTGAAAACCCGCccgaaaatccagtgtttctatgtcaaaccgttttgttatatttcagtcttctttgatgtatataaagtgtaatattgggatgcaaactcaatatgtaatacatttcaactttatATCTGACATMGTACAGGTGTCAAAAggttttaagcccataaccatgtgtgtgaggtgtYTACTTCTTAGGYGGCTGCRGAGGGGYGGACGGCTCATAATAKTGTCTAGGATGGAStaaatggaatggtatcaaacacatagaaaccatgtgtttgatgtgttcaatATAATTCCATTGATTCCATCCCAGCCATTACTATTAGCCCGTCCTCCACAATTAAGTTGCCACCGGCCGCCTGTGGTATACCTTGTtgcaaagtagatttgtttaagactaccaagaaacactgtttGACCCTGATTTACCCccctgcagtaaaaggttattaataatttacatttccaaGACACTCTGtatattatgtacagtatgtaaagtaCATCACAAATATGATCCACAACTAGCATGCTTACAATGTTTAAATCAAGGCAGCAATGTCTTGTTATTACAGGTGGCAGCATTCATACATTTGATGCTGCTGGCTATCAGACTGAGGCTCCAAGTAAGTGCATCCTGACACTAAAGAAGCAGACAGACACTATCACCATGAATGGAAAAACATCAGTTTACAATAAATTACATAAATGAAGAATGAACAACACAGGCACACAACTGTatagatgtaagatcttaatttgatcaatctCTGGTTGCTGAAAGTTTACCTACATCGCAGGAAATGCCAATTAGCTTCGTGATATATATAAATTCCCTGAAAACCTacactaacacacggttatattaacagtattgcacttttcacgtagcctacttttggccagctaatagcctaaccaccgataaAGCAACATTATGAACTAAAAGTAAAaatcttgttgctgcaggattatttttgctgtgacattatacactaccgttcaaaagtttggggtcacttagaaatgtccttgtttttgaaagaaaagcaaattttttgtctattaaaataaaataacataaaattgatcagaaatacaatgtagacattgttaatgttgtaaatgactattgtagctggaaacggctgatttttaatggaatatctacataggcatatagAAGccctttatcagcaaccatcactcctgtgttccaatggcacattgtgttagctaatccaagtttgtcattttaaaaggctaattgatcattagacaacccttttgcaattatgttaacacagctgaaaactgttgtgctgattaaagaggcAATAAAACTGScattctttagactagttgagtatctggggcatcagcatctgtgggtttgattacaggctcaaaatggcaagaaacaaataactttcttctgaaactcatcagtctattcttgttctgagaaatgaaggctattccgtgcaagaaattgccaagaaactgaagatctcgtacaacgctgtgtactaatcccttcacagaatagcgcaaactggccctaaccagaatagaaagaggagtgggaggccccggtgcacaactgagcaagaggacaagtacagctGAGtacaatcgaacccacaaatgctgatgctccagatactcaactagtctaaagaatgccagttttattgcctcTTTAATCAATTTCTAGTACTGACTTTCCTAGCACTGACTTTCCAGCACGGACTTTCTAGTGCTGACTTTACTAGCACGGACTTTCTAGCACTGACTTTCCTAGCACTGACTTTCATAGAACTGACTTTCCAGCACTGACTTTCATAGAACTGACTTTCCAGCACTGACTTTCTAGCACTGACTTTCCTAGNNNNNNNNNNNNNNNNNNNNNNNNNNNNNNNNNNNNNNNNNNNNNNNNNNNNNNNNNNNNNNNNNNNNNNNNNNNNNNNNNNNNNNNNNNNNNNNNNNNNNNNNNNNNNNNNNNNNNNNNNNNNNNNNNNNNNNNNNNNNNNNNNNNNNNNNNNNNNNNNNNNNNNNNNNNNNNNNNNNNNNNNNNNNNNNNNNNNNNNNNNNNNNNNNNNNNNNNNNNNNNNNNNNNNNNNNNNNNNNNNNNNNNNNNNNNNNNNNNNNNNNNNNNNNNNNNNNNNNNNNNNNNNNNNNNNNNNNNNNNNNNNNNNNNNNNNNNNNNNNNNNNNNNNNNNNNNNNNNNNNNNNNNNNNNNNNNNNNNNNNNNNNNNNNNNNNNNNNNNNNNNNNNNNNNNNNNNNNNNNNNNNNNNNNNNNNNNNNNNNNNNNNNNNNNNNNNNNNNNNNNNNNNNNNNNNNNNNNNNNNNNNNNNNNNNNNNNNNNNNNNNNNNNNNNNNNNNNNNNNNNNNNNNNNNNNNNNNNNNNNNNNNNNNNNNNNNNNNNNNNNNNNNNNNNNNNNNNNNNNNNNNNNNNNNNNNNNNNNNNNNNNNNNNNNNNNNNNNNNNNNNNNNNNNNNNNNNNNNNNNNNNNNNNNNNNNNNNNNNNNNNNNNNNNNNNNNNNNNNNNNNNNNNNNNNNNNNNNNNNNNNNNNNNNNNNNNNNNNNNNNNNNNNNNNNNNNNNNNNNNNNNNNNNNNNNNNNNNNNNNNNNNNNNNNNNNNNNNNNNNNNNNNNNNNNNNNNNNNNNNNNNNNNNNNNNNNNNNNNNNNNNNNNNNNNNNNNNNNNNNNNNNNNNNNNNNNNNNNNNNNNNNNNNNNNNNNNNNNNNNNNNNNNNNNNNNNNNNNNNNNNNNNNNNNNNNNNNNNNNNNNNNNNNNNNNNNNNNNNNNNNNNNNNNNNNNNNNNNNNNNNNNNNNNNNNNNNNNNNNNNNNNNNNNNNNNNNNNNNNNNNNNNNNNNNNNNNNNNNNNNNNNNNNNNNNNNNNNNNNNNNNNNNNNNNNNNNNNNNNNNNNNNNNNNNNNNNNNNNNNNNNNNNNNNNNNNNNNNNNNNNNNNNNNNNNNNNNNNNNNNNNNNNNNNNNNNNNNNNNNNNNNNNNNNNNNNNNNNNNNNNNNNNNNNNNNNNNNNNNNNNNNNNNNNNNNNNNNNNNNNNNNNNNNNNNNNNNNNNNNNNNNNNNNNNNNNNNNNNNNNNNNNNNNNNNNNNNNNNNNNNNNNNNNNNNNNNNNNNNNNNNNNNNNNNNNNNNNNNNNNNNNNNNNNNNNNNNNNNNNNNNNNNNNNNNNNNNNNNNNNNNNNNNNNNNNNNNNNNNNNNNNNNNNNNNNNNNNNNNNNNNNNNNNNNNNNNNNNNNNNNNNNNNNNNNNNNNNNNNNNNNNNNNNNNNNNNNNNNNNNNNNNNNNNNNNNNNNNNNNNNNNNNNNNNNNNNNNNNNNNNNNNNNNNNNNNNNNNNNNNNNNNNNNNNNNNNNNNNNNNNNNNNNNNNNNNNNNNNNNNNNNNNNNNNNNNNNNNNNNNNNNNNNNNNNNNNNNNNNNNNNNNNNNNNNNNNNNNNNNNNNNNNNNNNNNNNNNNNNNNNNNNNNNNNNNNNNNNNNNNNNNNNNNNNNNNNNNNNNNNNNNNNNNNNNNNNNNNNNNNNNNNNNNNNNNNNNNNNNNNNNNNNNNNNNNNNNNNNNNNNNNNNNNNNNNNNNNNNNNNNNNNNNNNNNNNNNNNNNNNNNNNNNNNNNNNNNNNNNNNNNNNNNNNNNNNNNNNNNNNNNNNNNNNNNNNNNNNNNNNNNNNNNNNNNNNNNNNNNNNNNNNNNNNNNNNNNNNNNNNNNNNNNNNNNNNNNNNNNNNNNNNNNNNNNNNNNNNNNNNNNNNNNNNNNNNNNNNNNNNNNNNNNNNNNNNNNNNNNNNNNNNNNNNNNNNNNNNNNNNNNNNNNNNNNNNNNNNNNNNNNNNNNNNNNNNNNNNNNNNNNNNNNNNNNNNNNNNNNNNNNNNNNNNNNNNNNNNNNNNNNNNNNNNNNNNNNNNNNNNNNNNNNNNNNNNNNNNNNNNNNNNNNNNNNNNNNNNNNNNNNNNNNNNNNNNNNNNNNNNNNNNNNNNNNNNNNNNNNNNNNNNNNNNNNNNNNNNNNNNNNNNNNNNNNNNNNNNNNNNNNNNNNNNNNNNNNNNNNNNNNNNNNNNNNNNNNNNNNNNNNNNNNNNNNNNNNNNNNNNNNNNNNNNNNNNNNNNNNNNNNNNNNNNNNNNNNNNNNNNNNNNNNNNNNNNNNNNNNNNNNNNNNNNNNNNNNNNNNNNNNNNNNNNNNNNNNNNNNNNNNNNNNNNNNNNNNNNNNNNNNNNNNNNNNNNNNNNNNNNNNNNTTGTTGAGAGAGATCACAGCCTTTCTAGCCACTGCCTTTCTAGCACTGACTTTCTAGCACTGACTTTCTAGCACTGACTTTCCTAGAACTGACTTTCCATCTCTGACTTTCTAGCACTGCCTTTCTAAGCACTGACTTTCATAGAACTGACTTTCCTAGAACTGACTTTCTAGCACTGCCTTTCTAGCACTGACTTTCTAGAACTGACTTTCCAGCACTGGACTTTCAGCACTGACTTTCCTAGCACTGACTTTACTAGCACTGACTTCCAGCACTGCCTTCTAGCACGAACTTTCTACACTGACTTTCATAGAACTGACTTTCCTAGAACTGACTTTCCAGCACTGACTTTCTAGCACTGACTTTACTAGCACTGACTTCCTAGCACTGACTTCCTAAAACTGACTTCCTAGCACTGACTTTACTGCACGGACTTTCTAGCACTGACTTCCTAGCACAGACTTCCTAGCACAGActttactagcactgactttactAGCACAGACTTCCTAGCACTGACTTCCTAGCACGACTTTACTAGCACTGACTTCCTAGCACTGacttactagcactgactttctAGCACGCACTTTTACTAGCACTGACTTCCTAGCACCTGACCTTTACTAGCAAAGACTTCCTAGCACTGACTTTACTAGCACTGACTTCCTAGCACTGActttactagcactgactttcctAGCACAGACTTCCGACACAGACTTCCTAGCACTGACTTCCTAGCACTGACTTTCATAGAACTGACTTCCTAGAACTGACTTTCCAGCACTGACTTTCTAGCACTGActttactagcactgactttctAGCACTGACTTCCAGCACAAGActttactagcactgactttactAGCAACAGACTTTCCTAGCACTGACTCCTAGCACTGACTTTACTAGCACAGACTTTAACTAGCACTGACTTTACTAGCACAGACTTCCTAGCACTGACTTCCTAGCACAGACTTCCTAGCACTGACTTCGCTGATAGCTGCTGTACTGAGGAAAAGTTGTGCTTACTATCACTGTGTTATCATATGTGGTCGCcttacctagctaccttaagatgaatgcactaactgtaaatcgctctggataagagggtctgctaaatgactaaaatgtaaatgtaaatattattgaTAAAGACATGTATTGTAATTGTATGTGTTTCAGCAAGTGAGACTGAAATAGAGTCACCTGAGTATGACACACCTGAGTCACCTGAGTTTAATGGTAAATATGTCAGATAAGCAATTGTTCTATTTATTTTAGCCACATCATGTACCTGTGAACTGTGAAGAACACAAGTATCTTACACTCCTTGGTATAATCCTACAAAGAACAGAAGTGTCATGGTATTTATTGGATCTCAATGTTGTTTCCAAGGTAATGGTCACAAGCTGCTGATTGGAGGAGCAGTAGAAAATGGACATGCAGGTAAGGAGGACTTCATCGCGCTTGATCAAAAAACATGATGGAGTTTGGCATTTGTGAGGCCATTTTGATTGTCAATGTCTTCCTGTGTCTCAGCTACACCTGTAGTCACTGACCTCTTCATCGAGGACACAACTCACATGGATCCCACAGGTAACATCTTGCTGAAAATCCGACAAAGTTTAAGTCATGTGCTTGTTTGTTTAATGATAGGGCAAATGAGTAGACGATAGAATGCCTTGATACTTTTTAACAGGTTCAACATTTCAGGTGCTATGGATCCACTTGGTGCAAGTTCTCACCTGGACAATACAGGTGAGTGTCCAGGTGAGGGTGCTATGTTTCATGCTTGGCTCCTGTCTGGTATATTTACTTGCTTCTCCATCATTTCTTCACTTAATTCCGTATTGACATTCAGGTATTATCGACCAATCCAGCCATGACTTCCTCATTGGTTTAATGGGTGAGTGTTTGTAAGAACTTATCTTTGATGTTTATTTTTAGGTAAATCAAGTTTGTTCTTGATTAACTGTATGTCGTTCCAGGTGGTGTGGGGGATCCGTATGCTTCTGACATCCATATCGACATCTCAGGTGGGTTTGTCATCATAGCCCTTCTGTGTCTGCTTTCTGTTGGGTCTTTTCTGACTATAAAGAATCTCTGTTTTTCTTTGTTGAATCAAAAATATCTAACCAACACTGCTCTGTTGATAGATCACACTGGAATGACTTCTCAATTAGACTTAATAGGTATGTTTCTTCATCCAAGCCTCCCTTAGTCCCTTCACTTGTTTCCTTGAAAGAAATGCTACAATGCAACACCTTTGGGAGAGTTACTCTGTGGGAGAGTCCCTCTAATTTATATCAGATTTAAGCTATATTTAAACTGGCACAGATAATGTTATACTACACCTCTAAAGCGTCATTTTATTTAAGTACCTCTCTGTCCGAGGGGTTAAAACAGCAAGCCACAAAATCCACTCTGAGGAGTTTATATTCCATATTGTGCTAGTTATCTGTGCTGCTGCAGAGTAAATCACTGTTACAGTTATTCTTGCTTTTGTAATAATTTACTCAAGGAAAACTGCTTTAAATCAGGTTTGATATATATATCATTGGCTGTCTggcgctctctgctctctgctctctctctctctctctttctgctctctttgttctctctctcctctcatccagcTGTGGGTTCAGGTCCAGMACCGGCATTGTCGTCCAGTAGCAGCCCGGGTCCAGACGTTCCACCAGGTACCTACTGGCACGCCTTCCACCCTCTGCCAGGTCCTGTAAATCACTTCACGCCTCCCTCTTGTGTCGTCCCTCATCCTCGCAGGCTCAGTTCTCTACCTCACCTCGGAGAGAGCTCCTCTCAGGCTTGTAATCATGACAGAGATTTCAGAGTGTCCCGGAGAATTTACaccccaatatttttttttactccaagATTATCATTGGGTCCATATGTTCCTGTCTGTGCAGACAGCGAGTTATTTGTGTAGCTGTGCTTGTGAACTTTGTAGATCTTGACATTGTTTATTTTCACGGCTTCACTGTAGACTTTATGTCTTGGTGGAGTAGCACCGCCATCACTGATGAATGGGGTCAGGCATGGCCTCTAAGAGACTCTATTAGGAGGGATGCAGTGCAACAAGAGATGAGGGTTCTCATGATTCACATAATACAATAATTGatcttctttctctgtgtgtctgatgtTCTTCCTCCAGGTCTTGGAGATCACATAGGTCTAATAAGTGATTTTACAGGTAGGCATTGTGAGCCACAACTATTCATTATCTAATAAATAGATTATGATTCACAGTTGAACATGTAAACAGTAGTTGTGGGTGAAAGCAAATAGGGTCTGTCAACTAGTTTGTATCTCTGTCCTACTTGTGGTCTCTTTTTATTTGCAGGACTTACTGACTACTCAGGGCCTGACCATCCATATCTGAGCTCCAGTTTCGATGGATCTCACCACTCAGCAGGTGATCATGCTGGTCTATCCGATACTACAGGTAAAtacactgaaataaatcatcatcTCTGTAAGAGGATAGTGACCAAGATGGCATGGAAAAGCTTCATCTCAGTTTTTCTCTCCAGACCACCCAGTAGCAGTGATGTCACATACTGATTATTCATCATCGCACATTGACCACCCAGGTAGGATCACACTCAGGACTAAACATAACATACCCCTGTTATAGGTGATCTTCTGTAGCTCAGTttatagagcatggtgcttgcaattccaggatagtgggtttgattcccgggactgCCCATACGTAAAATGCATGACTGTAATTTGCTTTTAAtaaaagtgtctgttaaatggcatATYTATATTTTGAATGAAATACATTATACTATGAATGTATTTCAGAGAGTGGTTTGGATGTGTCCAGCTCAGACAGAGGAAAATAAAGGATGATTAAGATAATGTCAGCATAAATGAACATGTATGTTGCAGGGAATGGTCGTCAAAGCCAGGTTACAGACACACATGGAGGTGATCATGCGGTCAATGATGTGCATCATGATGTAACAGGTATGTCTACCCTAAAGGTACATGGAAGCCAGTAGGCCAAGGccagcctgggtgccagtctgtttctactCTCCTGCCAACTCCTAAtggaattgtcatgccaaacaattAAACGTTTCGCTTCCAATGACAACGGAGTAGGCAAAAGCAGcagttctgggaccaggctaggactAGGCTATAACCAGGGGTAGAGTATTTGCACTTGATGGAGCAAAACAAATGCCACATGCATTATTTGAGAAGCATTGAGGATATATGCTTGATATACTGAATTCATGTGGTCATTTATCCCAATACGCCTAATGCAAAAGCCTGCCAATACAATGGTGTATATGACAGTGTTTTTGCTTTTCAGATCCATCTGAGCAGCATATTGTGTCTACAGACGTAGGCCTACTAGATGCTGGTAACTCAGTGTTTGAATTCTCCATTATTTACAAACCTATTTCAGTGCATTTGTTATTCATAAACACATTTTTCTGTCTGCTTAATTGCCTGCTGTATGTGCAAAATAATGGATTGGACctcagttgtgtaaagtacttaagtaaaaatagtttaaagtactacttaagtagttttttgggggtatctgtactttactttactatttatatttttgacaacttttacttttactccattacattcctaatgaaaataatgtacattttactccatacattttccctgacacccaaaagtacttgctacatttcgaatgcttagcatgacaggaaaattcatgcacttatcaagagaacatccccggccatccctgctgcctctgatctggcagactcactaaacacaaatgtttttgtaAATTAAGTTGGAGTGTATCCCTGCCTATCTGTAAatttgtgccatctggtttgcttaatatgtgaaatgatttatacttttacttgtgatacttcagtatattttagcaattacattcacttttgatacttaagtatattcaaaaccaaataattttagacttctactcaagtagtattttgctggatgactttcacttttacttgagtcaatttctatatatctttacttttactcaagtatgacaattgggtacttttcccaccactgttggACCTGTTCTGGTCTTATTTTATGTCTTGAGCAACAATTGTCTCACAGAACTATAACCTTTGTGgaaaataagtgtcatgatggaAAATAGGCTTCACCAAGGCCAGTGCTGGCTAAATAAATACCTCCTGAAAAATCCCAGGATGTCTATCTGTCAGAGTAAAGTATTCTATGCTTATTTTCACACAGGaaaatatactttaaaaaaaagtatttccaAAATGTTAGCCATCACCACTCACCAGTCAGCTTTTCTTCGTACCTTAATTTCTGCAGGTGAGCACGGCGTCGTCTCTCACCACGACGACATGGGAGGTGAGTCCTACAAAAATAGAATCAATGATTGTCCTACATTTAATTTGCCGAGTGAAACATTTCTGAAGGCATCACTTTTTACAATGTTGTTGTAATAGTGTTGTAATAGTGTTTCATCATGAGAGCTCACGCTGTAATTTCGCGGGTTGAGTTCTAATTTTGTGGTTCTTCAGCTGTTACAGACGGGGTCGCTGTTCAGCATCATGATGACGTTCACACCGTCAGCCCTCAAACAGATACCACAGGTAAGCCACCACCTTGAAATCCTACAGTGAGCTTTCAGGAAATTGGTAGAATTTGGCTAGGCCTACTAATGTGTTTCTATGAGCAGGGCTGTCTGACATGGCCACACAACTTCCCTCTACAGGTAGAACACCCTGTTGACTTTGACTTTGTTTGCTTATCTTTTGTATACTYTACATGttaaaagatgcactatgcaggtccctggataaataaaggttaataaactTTTTAAAAAATGCATAAATCTCTCCGCCATTTCgtgtcgcccaaaaagttacatattgcagctttaagttacTGATAATGGAGAAAATAAATTAATAGTTTACCTTCACAAGTAGAGTCTGAAATATTCTGTGCACAGGTACAATGATACAGGTGTCAATGTGTGAACAGGTGCGGCAGAAGAACTTGTAACCAGCTCACATACACAGATAGATATCACTGGTAAGGATTTGAAGTGTACGTTTCTGTTTACTATATATTGTACATTTACAAGATCAAACAAGAACATCCCGTTACTACACTGGGTGACATCTGATAAAACATATTTAGTAGGCTATTCAAACAAATAGATACTTAATGAAGTTAATCTAACAGCCATATGGTAACTCACgtgtttctccctctccctagCCCTTGGGGTGAACGTGTACAGCGCCAGTGCACCAGGGACGCCCGGTAGGCTACGCACTTGTCTGATGATCAAGCAATCATTGTCTCACCTGCATATTTTTAGAGCTGACACACTGCTTGCCGCTGCTTCGCGAGTTACGCCAACATAAATGTAACACTCAGTGCAGAGCCGGCTGAGCTGGGGCCAGGCTGAGAAGGGGAAGGCAGTAAGGAGAAATAAAGCTGTCACTAACACAGAGCATATTGTGGGAAACAGCATTCAACCACACATTTTCTTAGATTTTCTCTGGAACAGTGTTCTGGAGTAGCTTAGAAAAGTCTAGAATAGGTACACAATccaagtaatatatatatacagtaccaatcaaaagtttggacacacctactcattcaagggtttttctttatttttacaattttctatatgaaaacta
This genomic window from Salvelinus sp. IW2-2015 linkage group LG30, ASM291031v2, whole genome shotgun sequence contains:
- the si:ch211-80h18.1 gene encoding uncharacterized protein si:ch211-80h18.1 isoform X7 yields the protein MWSRNLLIASVVVFLATTISTAPVEEKEPEEIEVEDGEEELSEEEEDDDDSKSQEKNMGIGAQQATTVSKGLGLSAQPGTSFQGEAPNGHKLNGDSAMQAGPDRNGGGGGGGGGGGGGGGGGGGDSHTSPSDPSSHDASLPGHAGSSLDTSIAGPSLDPSQTGAGGHGSSVSHVQAPGKVVVHPGTGVVHPGTGVVHPGTVVVHPGTGVVHPGTGVVHPGTGVVHPGTGVVHSDTISHGSMGQAGGSSTLIIIHEAHPQPAGGSIHTFDAAGYQTEAPTSETEIESPEYDTPESPEFNGNGHKLLIGGAVENGHAATPVVTDLFIEDTTHMDPTGAMDPLGASSHLDNTGECPGIIDQSSHDFLIGLMGGVGDPYASDIHIDISDHTGMTSQLDLIAVGSGPXPALSSSSSPGPDVPPGTYWHAFHPLPGLGDHIGLISDFTGLTDYSGPDHPYLSSSFDGSHHSAGDHAGLSDTTDHPVAVMSHTDYSSSHIDHPGNGRQSQVTDTHGGDHAVNDVHHDVTGEHGVVSHHDDMGAVTDGVAVQHHDDVHTVSPQTDTTGAAEELVTSSHTQIDITALGVNVYSASAPGTPDSVLGFGHDTTVVAETHSVFIQTDSPVTADAQGSTLQASSHPGVTEQTQPAVSAAEQYNPSGQGPEGAENVELEDTC
- the si:ch211-80h18.1 gene encoding uncharacterized protein si:ch211-80h18.1 isoform X2; translation: MWSRNLLIASVVVFLATTISTAPVEEKEPEEIEVEDGEEELSEEEEDDDDSKSQEKNMGIGAQQATTVSKGLGLSAQPGTSFQGEAPNGHKLNGDSAMQAGPDRNGGGGGGGGGGGGGGGGGGGDSHTSPSDPSSHDASLPGHAGSSLDTSIAGPSLDPSQTGAGGHGSSVSHVQAPGKVVVHPGTGVVHPGTGVVHPGTVVVHPGTGVVHPGTGVVHPGTGVVHPGTGVVHSDTISHGSMGQAGGSSTLIIIHEAHPQPAGGSIHTFDAAGYQTEAPTSETEIESPEYDTPESPEFNGNGHKLLIGGAVENGHAATPVVTDLFIEDTTHMDPTGAMDPLGASSHLDNTGIIDQSSHDFLIGLMGGVGDPYASDIHIDISDHTGMTSQLDLIAVGSGPXPALSSSSSPGPDVPPGTYWHAFHPLPGLGDHIGLISDFTGLTDYSGPDHPYLSSSFDGSHHSAGDHAGLSDTTDHPVAVMSHTDYSSSHIDHPGNGRQSQVTDTHGGDHAVNDVHHDVTDPSEQHIVSTDVGLLDAGEHGVVSHHDDMGAVTDGVAVQHHDDVHTVSPQTDTTGAAEELVTSSHTQIDITALGVNVYSASAPGTPDSVLGFGHDTTVVAETHSVFIQTDSPVTADAQGSTLQASSHPGVTEQTQPAVSAAEQYNPSGQGPEGAENVELEDTC
- the si:ch211-80h18.1 gene encoding uncharacterized protein si:ch211-80h18.1 isoform X5, with the translated sequence MWSRNLLIASVVVFLATTISTAPVEEKEPEEIEVEDGEEELSEEEEDDDDSKSQEKNMGIGAQQATTVSKGLGLSAQPGTSFQGEAPNGHKLNGDSAMQAGPDRNGGGGGGGGGGGGGGGGGGGDSHTSPSDPSSHDASLPGHAGSSLDTSIAGPSLDPSQTGAGGHGSSVSHVQAPGKVVVHPGTGVVHPGTGVVHPGTVVVHPGTGVVHPGTGVVHPGTGVVHPGTGVVHSDTISHGSMGQAGGSSTLIIIHEAHPQPAGGSIHTFDAAGYQTEAPTSETEIESPEYDTPESPEFNGNGHKLLIGGAVENGHAATPVVTDLFIEDTTHMDPTGAMDPLGASSHLDNTGIIDQSSHDFLIGLMGGVGDPYASDIHIDISDHTGMTSQLDLIAVGSGPXPALSSSSSPGPDVPPGLGDHIGLISDFTGLTDYSGPDHPYLSSSFDGSHHSAGDHAGLSDTTDHPVAVMSHTDYSSSHIDHPGNGRQSQVTDTHGGDHAVNDVHHDVTDPSEQHIVSTDVGLLDAGEHGVVSHHDDMGAVTDGVAVQHHDDVHTVSPQTDTTGAAEELVTSSHTQIDITALGVNVYSASAPGTPDSVLGFGHDTTVVAETHSVFIQTDSPVTADAQGSTLQASSHPGVTEQTQPAVSAAEQYNPSGQGPEGAENVELEDTC
- the si:ch211-80h18.1 gene encoding uncharacterized protein si:ch211-80h18.1 isoform X4, which produces MWSRNLLIASVVVFLATTISTAPVEEKEPEEIEVEDGEEELSEEEEDDDDSKSQEKNMGIGAQQATTVSKGLGLSAQPGTSFQGEAPNGHKLNGDSAMQAGPDRNGGGGGGGGGGGGGGGGGGGDSHTSPSDPSSHDASLPGHAGSSLDTSIAGPSLDPSQTGAGGHGSSVSHVQAPGTGVVHPGTVVVHPGTGVVHPGTGVVHPGTGVVHPGTGVVHSDTISHGSMGQAGGSSTLIIIHEAHPQPAGGSIHTFDAAGYQTEAPTSETEIESPEYDTPESPEFNGNGHKLLIGGAVENGHAATPVVTDLFIEDTTHMDPTGAMDPLGASSHLDNTGECPGIIDQSSHDFLIGLMGGVGDPYASDIHIDISDHTGMTSQLDLIAVGSGPXPALSSSSSPGPDVPPGTYWHAFHPLPGLGDHIGLISDFTGLTDYSGPDHPYLSSSFDGSHHSAGDHAGLSDTTDHPVAVMSHTDYSSSHIDHPGNGRQSQVTDTHGGDHAVNDVHHDVTDPSEQHIVSTDVGLLDAGEHGVVSHHDDMGAVTDGVAVQHHDDVHTVSPQTDTTGAAEELVTSSHTQIDITALGVNVYSASAPGTPDSVLGFGHDTTVVAETHSVFIQTDSPVTADAQGSTLQASSHPGVTEQTQPAVSAAEQYNPSGQGPEGAENVELEDTC